In Penicillium oxalicum strain HP7-1 chromosome I, whole genome shotgun sequence, a single window of DNA contains:
- a CDS encoding Transcriptional activator ptaB — MMAQSFPAHQGMPPHGIPPGHHPMAAQHPNAGHPGPAMVQQMHPGVSGPGGPQVSQAGPMMGGMPPGAGTAGPGGPMPNAHALSHLTPTQAHMFQQQAFPQNFANNPQLLHQQQQHQQYLRQRMIIQQQQQAQAQQAQQQAQQQHGMPVSLPNGTQGVSAAQLAAMQGNPGGMRPVNAMMHLQQQVSHGQPPNLQQQQQQLFALQQAQAHQAQQQAQAQAQAQAQAQAQAQAQAQAQAQAQANNAQGGQHTPQRGSAQPPNMHEAQGATPQSQHGPPQQNGTPQPNQTAQPPANQPQQPQGGPQQAQATPNPQPQQLPQTSQPGPQPGHPGPHGPPQHGMPGQQGPQPGQPMTAQEAQLKVQQQQNAALMMQQRMNRQGASILSLHAYAEHLSGFQSRGEAHDLLYWQSFVDKFFAPGGVLRQGVWNPQVGSKQFEISTPALARYYMTQYTSGISQIQMVVEGARERDMPQGGHMVESARTSFIYWFTNDCQLFTRGQLRAHFDVANKIEMLDITVTNHNEFIPRSMLQSLELSEQKQSPKVSKNSAKRAQKQPTQPTLPESMVTSNGVPTSVMGFLEVAETISQMQMLFQYSHQHPQFSPPEALHNLVASLPPQNPNTGFVAPMNPGMQQVPNARNPSMGGPTQFASPAMAHLGLPGSQGSPHLSGSGHASPAQSHLAGPPGMQGAVQPSPAAVTNSPNIGGNKRRRASTVKMEAEDGGPGGEVNGTAPPNAGKVKASPRVPKRQKGAAA; from the exons ATGATGGCGCAATCGTTTCCTGCCCATCAAGGCATGCCGCCGCATGGAATTCCCCCCGGCCATCACCCAATGGCCGCCCAACATCCCAACGCTGGACACCCAGGACCAGCTATGGTTCAGCAAATGCACCCTGGGGTCTCCGGCCCAGGAGGACCTCAAGTGAGCCAAGCAGGACCCATGATGGGTGGAATGCCGCCAGGCGCTGGGACCGCGGGTCCCGGTGGACCAATGCCAAATGCCCACGCTCTTTCCCATTTGACCCCGACACAGGCGCACATGTTCCAACAGCAAGCGTTCCCGCAAAACT TCGCAAATAATCCCCAGTTACTTCatcagcaacaacaacatcagCAATACCTCCGACAACGCATGATAatccagcaacagcagcaggCACAGGCACAACAGGCACAACAGCAGGCACAGCAGCAACATGGAATGCCTGTATCTCTACCTAACGGCACTCAAGGCGTGAGTGCTGCCCAGTTGGCTGCGATGCAAGGAAATCCTGGTGGCATGCGACCTGTCAATGCCATGATGCATCTCCAACAGCAGGTCTCTCATGGTCAACCCCCCAAcctccagcagcagcagcaacagctcTTTGCACTGCAGCAGGCCCAGGCACATCAAGCGCAGCAGCAGGCCCaggctcaagctcaagcACAGGCACAGGCACAAGCTCAGGCTCAGGCCCAGGCCCAGGCACAGGCACAGGCACAAGCCAACAATGCCCAGGGGGGCCAACACACACCGCAGCGTGGCTCAGCGCAGCCTCCGAACATGCATGAAGCCCAAGGTGCCACCCCTCAATCTCAACACGGCCCACCACAGCAGAACGGGACTCCTCAACCAAACCAAACTGCTCAGCCTCCCGCAAATCAACCTCAACAGCCCCAAGGAGGACCACAGCAGGCCCAGGCCACGCCCAATCCACAGCCGCAGCAGCTGCCGCAAACATCGCAACCAGGACCTCAGCCAGGTCACCCGGGTCCACACGGACCACCCCAGCACGGTATGCCTGGCCAGCAAGGCCCACAGCCGGGACAACCGATGACTGCTCAAGAAGCCCAGTTGAAAGTCCAGCAGCAACAGAACGCCGCCTTGATGATGCAGCAAAGAATGAATCGCCAGGGAGCAAGCATCCTCAGCTTGCATGCCTATGCAGAGCATTTAAGCGGTTTCCAG AGCCGTGGTGAGGCACACGATCTCCTGTATTGGCAGTCTTTTGTCGACAAATTTTTCGCCCCCGGGGGTGTTTTGCGGCAGGGTGTATGGAATCCTCAAGTCGGGTCCAAACAGTTCGAAATATCAACACCCGCCCTGGCACGATACTACATGACTCAATACACTAGCGGTATTAGTCAGATTCAAATGGTAGTAGAGGGGGCTCGAGAACGGGACATGCCTCAGGGCGGGCACATGGTTGAGAGCGCGCGGACCTCATTCATCTACTGGTTCACGAACGATTGTCAG CTTTTCACTCGTGGCCAACTCCGTGCTCACTTCGATGTGGCGAACAAGATTGAGATGCTGGACATCACAGTCACGAATCACAATGAATTCATTCCGCGCAGTATGCTTCAGTCTTTGGAGCTTTCAGAGCAGAAGCAAAGTCCGAAAGTTTCCAAGAACTCAGCCAAGCGAGCTCAGAAGCAACCAACGCAACCCACACTGCCAGAGTCCATGGTCACGTCCAATGGCGTGCCAACATCTGTCATGGGTTTCCTGGAGGTCGCCGAGACTATCTCGCAGATGCAAATGCTTTTCCAGTACTCGCATCAGCATCCTCAGTTCTCGCCCCCTGAAGCTCTGCATAATTTGGTAGCTTCTCTACCACCGCAGAATCCCAACACTGGCTTTGTGGCACCGATGAATCCCGGGATGCAGCAGGTTCCCAATGCCAGGAACCCCAGTATGGGTGGCCCCACGCAGTTTGCCTCCCCGGCAATGGCTCACCTTGGGTTACCGGGTTCTCAGGGCTCGCCTCACCTGAGCGGCTCGGGCCATGCAAGTCCTGCTCAGAGCCATCTAGCTGGTCCTCCTGGTATGCAGGGTGCCGTACAGCCGTCTCCAGCTGCAGTTACCAATAGCCCCAACATTGGCGGGAACAAGCGGCGGCGTGCGAGCACTGTCAAGATGGAGGCTGAGGATGGTGGGCCTGGGGGTGAAGTCAACGGCACTGCCCCTCCCAATGCAGGCAAAGTCAAGGCCAGCCCTCGAGTGCCTAAGCGCCAGAAGGGGGCCGCGGCCTGA